The sequence AAAATATTATATATTGACATTAACATTGTAAATAAAATGGTATGGATATGAATATAGGTAAAACAATAGCAAGTTTGGGAAGTTATGAAAAGAGTCATCTAGAGTTAATTAAAAAAAGTAAGATTAGGATCTTTTTTTTGTGTGCTATTCTAATCTCTATAGTACTGTTATCTTCGTTATTATCTCCCCTATTAGCAACAGTTACACCTATAGTAAGTATTTCCCTTTGCATTTCTTTGGGACTTTCTTCTCTATTCTTAACTCCAATTAGTATAAATAATACCATTGCAGTTCGGAAACTGTTTAATGAAGATAATAGAACACTATTTAAAGAATTACGTAAAGATGGCATAAGCTTTTCACGGACTTTAGATTTATTTGCATGTTCAAATGCAACTTCTATTAATTCTGAAATGCTAAAAATACTTGCTAAAAGCGAGTTAGATTTAGCTGACATTCAATCTTCAATAAAAACTAAAGAGCAGGTTGATGCAATAAATTCTATTGATGCTAAAAAGAGGGATATGCTATTTAATAACAGTAGGTTCAACAGCGATAATAAACTTTATATTAAAAAGTTATTAAGTAACTGGAAAGTGGTAGATCTAATAAATTCTATGCGCGCTGAAACGTTAAAAGCCCTGCTTGATAACAAGAATTTTACAGATTGTGATTCCTTTATAAGATTGTTAGAAAAGATACAAGCAGTACGTGCACTAAGTCCTGTGCACGCTGAGAGGTTAAACATGCTACTTAATCGCAATAAGTTTGAATTTCATGGGTTTAACGGATTGTTAGATAATAAAGAAGCAGTACGCGCAATAGGACTTATTACTACTGAGAAGTGGGGAATATTGCTTAATAGCAATAATCTAGAAAATTATGGGCTTAGCGAATTGTTACGTAATACACAAGCAGTACGCTCAATAGGGCTTATTACTACTGAGAAGTTGAAAATACTACTTAATAACAATAATCTCCGAAACGATGCGCTTGTAAAATTGTTAGAAAGCACAAAAGCAGTAAGAGCAATAGAATCTATTGCTCCTGAGAAGTGGGAAATGCTACTTAGCAATAACAATAGTTTGATATCTGTTTATCTTACAAAATTGTTAGAAAATGAAAAAAAAATGGAGGAAATAAATTCTATTAATATTGAAAGATTTTCGCTATTATTAAATAGTGGTAATAGCTACACTATTCACATCTACCTAATGCGCTTAAAATCTCTTCAACATGTAACTTTTGATCAACTTTCATTAATCTCGGCTAATTTTATAGCTGCAGAGAATGGTCATTGCCTTAAATTTCAGATAGATAAGGATGTTAAATACATGGATAAGGAAAAATTCCTTGTTTTAATAAAAAGTAAGTTACCAAACATATTTGATCCATCTTGTGATAGCTCCTGCATTTCTTTATTAAATTCAAGACAGTTTATTTGTGGAATAAATTCCATTGAATCGGCTGAGGAGTTGCAATCACTAATTGATAAATTTAGTAAAGATCCAGATGGTTTTAGAAACTTTGGTGCTGATATTACACAACGTTATTCTAATAATTCAATTCAAAATCAAAGTAGATTAGATTCTCCTGATGAGAACATTGTACGCAATATACTATCCAGACGCCCAGATGTTTCTAAATCGGTTGTTGATAATTCTTCTACTGCTAAATTTGCTAAGATACTAAACAGTATAAAGGGTAATATAGAATTAGCTAATACCATATTTGATTGTAAATTATTAAGCGACGATGATGTTATTACTTTATATACAAATGAAAATTTTGATGCAAAAAAAATAGACAGGAACTTCAGATTTGCCTTAACCTTATATCATGCAGGTCGAATTAATAGTATTAATGCTCGTTATTTACTTGATGATACACAAGTGTGGAACGATTTGGTGAAATCTCTTGAGTATTTATATGGTCATGATCAAAAATTATTAAATGATCTTGAAAAAACTGTTGGACCTGATTTAGAGAAAATATTTGCTAATGATGGTCAAAGTACGCGCTTACAAGAGCTAGGCATAGAACAACTTATAACAGAACCAAAGAGTTATTCAACTCAACACTATCAGTCAAGTTTATAATGAATGTGAGTTCTCACGCCACAAGGTTCATTTTTATTCCACGTGAACTTTTTCATATAGCTATAACAAGTAAGCTTTCCCGACGTCATACCGCAAATAAATCCACAGCTGTACGAACGTCTAATTTAGCGAGAAAGTAAACCAAAAACATCAACCTTTGGTGTCATTTCATTAGCACTCCTCCTGTCATCCTGTAAAGGTCAACTAATTCGATGACAAAAATGTTAAGATAAAAGAAACATTTTTGAGGGAGTTAGGTATGAGAAGAAACACAGAAGATAAAACTTTAGAGAGAAATTACCAAAGTAAATGGAGATTTTTGATCAAAGAATATGAGCAAACAAAGGCAAAAAAGCATCCATTTTATAGATTTGTAGGCGATTTTTATCACGCTAATGGAATCAACAGACAAACATTCTGTAAATATTATAATAGGTATAGAAATAGCGGATTAGAAAAAGAGTTTTTACCAAGAAAAAGAGGTCCAAGATGGGAAAGTAGAAGAACAGATATTGAAATAGAAAAAGCAGTTATAGAGGAGCGGAAAAAAGGGATAAATAAATATGAAATTTGTGCTATACTAGCAAAAAAGTTGGGCAACAAAACACCTTCTCCATCTGGTATATATAATATTATTAAGAGAGCCGGCATGAATAAGTTGAGCACAAAAGAAAAAGAGGTGAAGAGAAAGATAATCAGGGAAAAAGCTGGAGAACTGGCGCATATAGACTGTCATTATTTGAGTAAAGATATGATAATAAATGAGAGCAAAAGATACTATTTAGTGTGTGTAATAGACGATGCAAGCCGTATAGCATGGGCAGAAGTTTTAGAAAATATTCAGAGTCTGAATGTAATGTTTGCAGTGCTCAGATGTTTTAATTATATAAAGCAAAGTTACAGTATTCAGTTCAAAGAAGTAATGACAGACAATGGACCAGAGTTTGCATCAAGAAGTAATTTGGATGGACATCCATTTGAAAGAATGTTAGTTGAAATTGGCTTAAAGCATTTATATACAAGGCCATATAGACCACAAACAAATGGCAAAGTAGAGCGCTTTTGGCGGACTTTAAATGATGATTTGATTGAGGGAACAACGTTTGAGACCGTTCAAGAATTTAAGGATGAATTGTTTAGATATTTAATTTATTACAATGAACACAGGCCGCATCAAGCTCTTGGAGGTATTACTCCTTTGAGCTTTTTGCAAAATTTGTCAATGAATTAGTTGACCTTTACAGGGATGACAACTTAAGGTAGTTTAAGTTGCTAAAATAATGTTATGCAAGTGATCTACTCTTGAGTGATAACCTGTAAAGACAACTCCTTTAAATGACCATTATCCACTTTAGAAGGAGCACCCATTAATACATCTTCACCTTGCTGATTCATCGGAAAGCAGATTACCTCGCGAATGTTTGGCTCATCTGCAAGCAGCATAACCATTCTATCAACCCCAGGTGCTATACCGCCGTGAGGTGGAACACCAAATCTAAATGCACGCACAAGCGCTCCAAACTTTGCGTCAACTTCTTCTTTATTATAGCCTGCAATGGAAAAAGCTTTATACATAATATCCAGCTTATTATTACGAATTGCCCCGCTTGATAGCTCTATTCCATTGCAGACAAAATCATATTGATAAGCAATAATCTCTAGCGGATCTTTTTCTTCTAAATCTTGCATACCACCGTGCGGCATAGAGAATGGATTGTGAAAAAAATCGATCTTTTTGTTTTTTTCATCATAAAAGAAATATGGAAAATCAGTAATCCAACAAAATTTGAAGACATTGTCATCTATAAGACTGAGTTCTGATCCAAGAAGAGTACGTACTTTTCCTGCTATTGTTGCCGCCTCATCTTCTTTGCCCGATGTGAAAAATACACTGTCTCCTGGTTTTATATTTGTCATCTCTCTAATTTGATTGAGCCTATTCTCATCAAGGAATTTAGCAATCGGCCCTTTTGCAGATCCGTCATCATCAAAAGTTATATACCCAAGACCTTTTGCACCGAATTCTTTTTGTGCATGCTCTATTTTTTTATCAAAAAAGCTACGTGGTTCTTTTGCTGTTTTGGGAGCCGGAATTGCTCTTACTACCATACCACACTCGACATTTTTTTTGAAAATGTTGAACTCTGAATCACGAAAAATTTCTGTAACGTCACTGATGAGTAGTGGATTTCGTAAATCTGGCTTATCAGAGCCATATTTCAGCATTGCCTCTTTATAGGTAATACGTGGAAAATTTTTCTCAATAGACTTTTTAGAAAATTTAG is a genomic window of Wolbachia endosymbiont of Folsomia candida containing:
- the aspS gene encoding aspartate--tRNA ligase, with product MNCYKTHTCNQLQKNDVGKEVTLSGWLYRKRDHGNLIFVDLRDFHGITQLVFNNDKDFFDQISTLKSESVITVKGVVTARTEDTVNSSIATGAIEVVVSHLHVESEVEFHSDEEIAKEERSILASIAGEQEYPENMRFKYRFIDLRREKARNNIILRSQVVAELRKLMIEQGFLEIQTPILTASSPEGARDYLVPSRLNPGKFYALPQAPQIFKQLLMVSGFDKYFQIAPCFRDEDARADRSPGEFYQLDLEMSFVTQEDIFQIIESVLYSVFAKFSKKSIEKNFPRITYKEAMLKYGSDKPDLRNPLLISDVTEIFRDSEFNIFKKNVECGMVVRAIPAPKTAKEPRSFFDKKIEHAQKEFGAKGLGYITFDDDGSAKGPIAKFLDENRLNQIREMTNIKPGDSVFFTSGKEDEAATIAGKVRTLLGSELSLIDDNVFKFCWITDFPYFFYDEKNKKIDFFHNPFSMPHGGMQDLEEKDPLEIIAYQYDFVCNGIELSSGAIRNNKLDIMYKAFSIAGYNKEEVDAKFGALVRAFRFGVPPHGGIAPGVDRMVMLLADEPNIREVICFPMNQQGEDVLMGAPSKVDNGHLKELSLQVITQE
- a CDS encoding integrase core domain-containing protein, which codes for MRELGMRRNTEDKTLERNYQSKWRFLIKEYEQTKAKKHPFYRFVGDFYHANGINRQTFCKYYNRYRNSGLEKEFLPRKRGPRWESRRTDIEIEKAVIEERKKGINKYEICAILAKKLGNKTPSPSGIYNIIKRAGMNKLSTKEKEVKRKIIREKAGELAHIDCHYLSKDMIINESKRYYLVCVIDDASRIAWAEVLENIQSLNVMFAVLRCFNYIKQSYSIQFKEVMTDNGPEFASRSNLDGHPFERMLVEIGLKHLYTRPYRPQTNGKVERFWRTLNDDLIEGTTFETVQEFKDELFRYLIYYNEHRPHQALGGITPLSFLQNLSMN